In the genome of Triticum urartu cultivar G1812 chromosome 5, Tu2.1, whole genome shotgun sequence, one region contains:
- the LOC125508952 gene encoding 60S ribosomal protein L14-1-like: MPFKRFVEIGRVALVNYGKDYGRLVVIVDVVDQNRALVDAPDMVRCQMNFKRLSLTDIKIDIKRIPKKATLIKAMEEADVKTKWENSSWGKKLVVQKRRASLNDFDRFKVMLAKIKRGGAIRQELAKLKKEVAA; the protein is encoded by the exons ATG CCGTTCAAGAGGTTCGTCGAGATCGGGCGGGTGGCCCTGGTGAACTACGGCAAGGACTACGGCCGCCTCGTCGTCATCGTTGACGTTGTCGACCAGAACCGG GCACTTGTGGATGCTCCCGATATGGTCAGGTGCCAGATGAACTTCAAGCGTCTTTCGCTGACCGACATCAAGATTGACATCAAGCGTATCCCTAAGAAGGCCACTTTGATCAAGGCCATGGAGGAAGCTG ATGTGAAAACCAAATGGGAGAACAGCTCATGGGGTAAGAAGCTTGTTGTCCAGAAGAGAAGAGCATCGCTGAATGACTTTGACAGGTTCAAGGTCATGTTGGCTAAGATTAAG AGGGGTGGTGCTATCAGGCAAGAGCTTGCCAAGCTCAAGAAGGAGGTTGCTGCTTAG